From the genome of Vitis riparia cultivar Riparia Gloire de Montpellier isolate 1030 chromosome 11, EGFV_Vit.rip_1.0, whole genome shotgun sequence:
GCACTTGAACTTGCAAATCTGATAAGGGCCCTACTGCCTGCACGGCCCTAATCCCATTTTTGATACCGGGGCATGACACATCCACACTATGTCAGACTAACCGTAAAACATGCATATAATTCTGTGCTACTGAATTACAGCTTAAAAGAGAAGATAAGAGCGCAACATAACCAAGACACCACAATGGCACACCATGAAATGGCTATCAGTTCTTTAATTATCCCTTTTGAGATTGTTACACAATCCAAATAGCCACAAAAACCAATCTTCTAGCATTCCAAGTAAGTCTAAATTCTTGGGTTGATGCAGAAGGCACCCAAACCATCTAATCCAGCGACATTTGGTTGCCTGGTTGCCCGAGACCATATTTCACCTACAGTTAAAACACACTGGAacacaatttttcctttttttaattgtagaaCAGTTCTTTTGTGGATTTGGGTTCCTCAAGTCACTCGGTGCAAAAATCAACCAAACAGCGAATTCGAATTATAGGTTCAAATTCCAGACGACCAAAGAAATTCCTTCATCCAACtctagagaaaagaaaagaaaatgcccAGTTGTTGACACCTATGTTCTCTATTGTATGAAGATTTCAATTCGGCCAAGCCAAATAATTTCATCAACCTCAGTTGGTGGaggatattatttaaaaataataataaaagaagaaagaagaaaaatcatcaatatccgtaaatttcattttcttttcctacattttcccAACAGCCAAACAGAGCCACATCCAATAACATATCAATCACCCAAAAAATCACCACTGAACTACGATCAGATCTAAAAACTAGACAGATTGTAGTTACGATATCAAAAATCAAAGAGGGAAGATTCAAAATGGTGCTGACCTTGAGTGCCCTAACACGCGAAGCTGCGGTTCTGTACATGTCGATCGAACACTGTGAAACCCTAGAAAGAATCCACTGGGCCGAGGTTGTGGGAGACTTGGAGATCAACTACGAAAGAGAACGATGGCTGCGTCCTTTGGGAATGAAACCCGAACACGTGTCAAATTTCAGCAGTTTTCATCAGCAATCAGTGTGAGCCGTTTGATGTTTGGGAAGATAGGATCTCAGCCGTCCAACTTGGTGACTCGTGGCACCTTCTGAGCTTGACCCAACCATATGATGTGATATTCTTTTACTAGAATGGTTATACGGCCATGCAACCCAAAGTTTGTATCACTGAAAATGTTCAcatgttttgaaatatttttatttcaatttttagataagtttgaaagtagTATGAcgatattttttcaaaataaaaaaaatttatacattatgttttttttaaaatatatttttcaaataatttaaaaagagaaaaacaattctaggttttcttattataattacttgaaaaataggTATAGTACAAATAGAGtttaaatagatttataaagaaaagaaataaaaaaaaaatgattaatttgaaataaaagatagaATGACTAATTTACCTTGCTCTtgaaaaaatacaataattttaatatgaagaATAAATAACTCTAACATCCTCATAAACTCATAATGCATCTACAAAAAGCATCAAGAGATTGTCGACCAAAAGctgaaaaaacaaaagcataTATGACTTGCTAAACAAATATGCAAtctatggggaaaaaaaaacaaaaaacaaagtaaaagtATTATGTTGAAAGTGATAACGAGTGAGTTGACAATCAATCTCAATATGCTTagttcttttataaaaaatggagTTGTATACAACCTGTTatcataagaaagaaaaactctcgTCTCAACAAGTAACTAGTGTAACCAAATTATCTTATTAGTGGTAGATGTTGTAATACAATACTTAGCTTTTGTAAAAGATCAATaaataatagtttattttttgcttttctaagaaataagagaattcccccaaaaaatatacaaaattttgtGATAGACTTGCGATCTTTTAGATCATTGACCCAATCAACATTAGAATATGCATGCATCTCCAAAAAAGAAGTGGATAGAAGTAATAGACTTTGAAATAGAGTGTCTTGAAAATACTTTCATAATACAAAACCAGTAGCCTAATAAAGTACAGTAGAAGAGACAACAAATTgacaaataatataaacaacatAAGCAATGCCCAGACATGTAATAGTGAGATAGACCAAGCTACCAACAATAGTACGATATGAAGTAGGGTCTAACAATGGGTTACCATTAGAAGAAGAAATTGACACACTCACGGTGAAATTCTATGATGAaacacaatgaaaaaaaaattcaaggcaAAAGTTGTGTATGTGATTAAACCCTCTTCAATGAGATCTTGAATTAAAAGGTTCATTAAAATCAAtcttgctttgataccatgtgagATTCAAAAGAATCATAtacaaaaaaggggaaaagaaagTTTAGGATTCCTTATTATGATCGGTTCAAAAAAATAGTTGTAACACAAATATAGTTTAAATTACaatcaaaagaaatataaaagaaaaaggttaatttgaaataaaaaatgactaatTTACCCTCAGTgctaaaaagaaatataatgatTCTAACATAATAACTGTACGGAAGTGtatcattataatttatttatataaaaaaataattaggtttACTAAAAAAGaagtagtaagaaaaaaaaaaaactgaagtgAGCATGTTAAGATTGATTGAATGGCCTTGGCCTAGGTGGGTTCTAgaattttaaccaaaaatattctttatcaaTTCAAGCAGGCATGTCGAAGCGTTTCTTGCAATATGCTCACACATGGCATAAATGCCGAGTCACAATTCCATAGATGAGCACCTCATGTTCTTTGTGTCTTGGATTCCATAGATCATCTAATCCCATTCCAGGCATCCATTTGGAGTAGTAACGTAAGCACCTTGTGGCTAATGCAAGAGTACGGAATAGAACATTTCTTCTTGTTCAAATGATTCGGCATTCCTTTCGTTAATTGGAATATCATGAAATCTCTCTATATATTCTCCAAGCATAGAGTCAGCTAAGCTTACCAATTCCCCCAAATTTGAACTAAAAACAAAGACAAGATTACCCCAGATGCTTCTACTGCTGAGACCAGCATACAAGTGGGGAGAATGGTCCAGCGACAGAAGAATAAGATCACTTCCATATATGAAGCAAGTGGATGATAAGCTATAATCCTCTGTTTTCAAAAAGTAGAATGTTGGGGTCCAAAATGTTAATGTTCCTAACAAAGTACGGGTTTGAAATAGATTAAGCATAAAGTCTAAAAATTGCTGAAATGGGGAGCATATTCCCATCCCTTCTGTACACGAATATGGATGAGTATACTGACAGTAGTAGTGGAAGGACTAGTTGCACCCATTCATTCAGAGCGATTTATCATAACTTTTAAGTTTGTCTATATAAAAGAGTGTGAGATGATTAGTGTCAGTGCTTTAACTATCAGTATTAGACATTAGCAAGCTTTGTTATCATTAGCTAAAATTTGAACTGACATCCCTTTCATCCTACTTGTCTTTCAGGATGCTATTCTCTGTAATATTCACACCTTTCCTTCTGCAGGCCCATGAGCGTCCCTCATGAGCAATATTAATAGCATAAGCAATGAGAATTCCGATCCATCATAATTTCCTTGAACAGTGGCCATGGATGCAGCAGTGAAGGGCTGGCATTTCTCGGGTATATATTGCCAGAGTTATTCAGAGAAGCCTAGAGTTTCGTGGAGAGAGAGTTGCAGTTTCCAGGGGTTGTCAAGGGGTAGGATCATTTTGTCCTAGTCCCTTTGTTTACTTCTCTTTTTATGAAAGCAATAGACAACTGTGAATAAACTCTCATTCTGTTATCCACAGGTCTCTGGAGGAAGACACTTCCTTTAGAAGTTAATAGTTCTGAGCTGAATTCCTCCTCCATTCCATCTCTAAGAGGTGGCTATGTGCTCAGGAGAAAAGGGATACAAGTTTTATCTCCCCATATATCATCACCAAGCGTTCCCGTCGAATTTCTTGATGCATGGGAGGATGAGTACGACGGGGTTGTTATCAACCCAGAGAACTTACCCTCAAGTGCAAATGCTTTTGCATCTGCCCTTCGGGCTTCTATGTCCAACTGGGAGTTAAAGGCACGAGACCAAGCAATACCTAATCTGCAATAAACACACAAATCAGCAAATCATACTAACTACTAAGTTTTTATAAAGTAGAGACAAGCTTCTGAAAATTGATAACTGATTTAATTGACAATGCAGGGGAAAAGGGGAATATGGCTCAAGATTCTGCTAGAGCAAGCTGACCTCGTTCCAATAGCAATTCAGGTAATGGTTACCTACTTCATTTGAATGTAACTTCAATGGCATATTATGAATCACTTTGCTGATACGATCTTCTGGCATTCATCTATTCACTAGCCTAAAAGAAAAATTGCTTTAACTCTCGGGTTCTTGGGTTCTAGGAGGGCTTCAACTTCCATCATGCTGAACCCGGGTATGTCATGTTAACATACTGGCTTCCTAATGAGCCCTGCTTGCTCCCAGCTAGCCCTTCACATCAAATTGGCATAGGAGGATTCGTGATAAACCATAAAAGAGAGGTACTCATATTTATGGTCCTAAATCTTTTTCCCTGCGGCTTTCTACAATTTTAGAGCTCCACATTACAATTTGAGTGTATTTAGGTCCTTGTGGTGAAAGAAAAATGTCCATGTAGCTGCTCTGGGGTGTGGAAGTTACCTACTGGTTATATTAACAAGGTACTCATTTTCGGTTCTTAATGATTAATATTTCCTCTGCTGTTCTGCATCTCCTTGATAGGAATAATGAAGGATTCTTACTTTTGGTTCATGTCAGTCTGAAGAAATATTCTCTGGAGCTGTAAGAGAAGTTAAAGAAGAAACTGGAGTAAGAACATATTAATCTCCCCGTGCTGTTGTTGCTGTTACTATTAACTTTATTGTTAGTGTTTGATTTCTTATGAGAtgcccttctctcttctttttctttgcagATTGACACAATTTTCTTGGAAATGGTTGCTTTCAGGTGAGCACTGGCCATTTTCCTGAAAATAGTTtctgaaaatcaaagaaaataaattatacatcTTTCCATGAAGAAAACAATCCGGGGcattatcaaattaatattagatTTGGCTATAACTTACTTATCTTTGTCTTTCTTTGGTGCAACCTAATAGACATGCCCACCTCGTGGCATTCGAGCAATCAGACTTGCTCTTTGTCTGCATGCTTAAGCCTCTGACCTTTGAAATCACAATAGATGAGAAGGAGATTCAAGCTGCTAAGGTAATTGAAGGCTTTGATTTTACAGACTGATCAGTTTTGTCTTCCTCTCTGTTTTCTCTCAACTGATTGTGCTGGCATTATTCTGCTTCTTCAGTGGATGCCTCTAGATGAATTTGTAAGCCAGCCATTCTATAAAGAAGACCACATGTCCAGAAAGGTCATCGACATCTGTATTTCGAAATACGACAATCGTTACAATGGATTCATTGCTCATCAGATGACTTCAAAACTTGACAGAAAACTGTCATACTTGTACTACAACGAGCCCGAAAAAATTTAGTCACAGGTTTCCCTGCCATCAGAAGGGGCTAGCTAATGGCCTCATGAACATTTATGTTGCTTTTGCTTTTTGGATTCTGATCTTAAGTAATTATGAACATGCTCCCCAAAGACTCAAATTAATAAGCATGTAACAACAGGCCTACTTTCCCCTTCCTTCAAGTGCACAATCCCAAAATCATTCAATGGGATCTCCCAGAGTAGTTTCTACAGAGAACCCCCTGCTCCATTGTTCAGAATTAGGCGCTATAGGGGGTAAGAATCTAGTGATCAAAACAAGAACGTCCCTGCACAAGCTGACCaccattgaaaaagaaattggtTCAGTGTGTGAAAATGATGGCTCGATAGATTATAGCCAATAAATTTGGATGCTTTAAAGCTGTGACACCAGTGTGGGGAATCCTAGAGATGTCAACCCCAGAAAACAATTTCTTATCCTCAACTAAATGATTATTGAATTTGTTTCTTTAATCACTTTCATCAGCTGCATAccataaaatatgataataattataatagtaACACTGTGTCAGTTTCGCTGCAACATGGAGCGAGGAGCACATCAAGATCAGCGCATGCCCGGGTGTGGTTCCCATACGTGCTTATGCATAAACACATGATATGAAaggtaagagagagagagaggaaaaagtTTAAACCTGAGGAAAGAAACTGCCTAGAAAATATGggtttcatttatttactcGAAAACAGAAGACTATATTGGTAGGATCCCAGAAAGATGTGGAAGGCTTCCAGAAGACGCGAGACTGATGACCATTAATTGAAAGCGCCGCATCCACAAAATTCCAGACCCTCCATCCTCCCACCGTCCATGAACATTgttactttttttcttctcatttggCCCGTCACGTAACCCCCGCGACCCCATCACCAAACTCTCCAACAAGGCGGCCGCGCTGGAAAGTGGGTCGCCCAACACGTGGAGTCAACCAGCGCCACCCAGTCTCACACATGCCCCATGCCCTTGAATACGACCTTAACAACACTTGTACGTATGTATCACATCATCTTCCACGCCTGACTAAATGATAAAATACATAGCGGAAGGGGCATGGGGTTAACAGATTTAAACGTAGGATGagcataatgaaaatatttttatcagaCAGAGGGGACCACTAACGAGTTTTGAATTTGGTCTGGACGTGGATCCCATCGGCGGGTccatgttactttttttttatagtcgCTTTTTCAATGTAGGTGGCAGTCGACTGTTTTTTCACTCCCTGGTTTGAAGCCATTGTTTTATTGGGCATCCCTGAATGCCAAGAAAACCAGGGACGGACGCAGAGTTTTGGAGTCCGGTTTTGTCTCCCATTTATTTCGACTCCCGCAGATGGTCATGTTTTTATGAAGAGATtcgagaaaaatgagaaaagtctGTTCCCCTGCTTTTCTTTTTGCTGACCGAAATTTCAAACCTCTATACTATTTTCACTTTCGATTGTGGAAAAAGACTTGTCCCCCAAGTTTACGCCGCCAATTATAACCACTCCACGTTACAAGggtctaaataaataaaataataaaataaatgtttcaTATCCAAGTTGCGTTAttgatttttgtcattttttatatatatatttttaaaatgatgtaTTCTTCTAGGAGGTTTGACCGTGATTTAAACATATGTTAAAATGgaagtgtttttttataattgaaaattattttcaaaaaagtgatttttttttttaaatattgtaataaaaatattactaatattaaaagatatttttaaaaaatagtttttaaaaattattatttaaaaatattaaaaacatattaaaaatattttaagtttttaaataaatttttgttatataaaaattataaaacaatttttaaaaactgatttcaaaaaccatttttcataattattttcaaatacagttaccaaacaaatcCTTTACAGTCTTTTTATTACattatttataattcattataaaaattttaaaaataagataatcatgttttaaaatgtgtgaaataaaataattaatgcaAATAATTGTGAAATCATACTAAGATGAAACAATCAAACATATAAagaattcaattcaattcaaataaaattatttaatatattgatCCAACAACCATAATTAAATActtataaatgaatttcaataattaaatgataaaaaaaaaaattgaaagcatGATACAACCTTTTTGGCATCAAAAAACAACACATGAcacaaaatatgaaataaaaaatcatcgaCAATTTTAATGTAAGGGGATCGAGTAAAGAAagtgaaataattttgaatgcATTGAAGACGCAAGACacaaatagaaaggaaaagattttttcctttaaaaaataaatttaataacttTCTAAATACAGTAATTTACGCTTTTACAcaacccaatttatttttcctagATAATGAGAGAGAATCGGGAATATACCTTTTTTCCACTGGCTTCCGGCTGTCCGTGAACTCTCGCTATAACAAAGGCCCGAAGCGTAAGCGAAGTTTCGGCCTGTTGTTTCGGAAACATGTACCCGAACCGAACCTGAAAAGAGGTCTGCGTTTCAAATTTGGTTGGTCAAAATCGACATCAGCGTCGCCTCCTATAAATATGGCTGAGTCGTCTTCAGCTGCTTCAAAGCCGTCCTTTGATTGTCTGATTTTTTTGCATGGACTCCATTCATTGTTGTTCTTCAGTTTCTGCTATTAATTCACGCTCCTTTGATTCCTCTAATTCCAAATCTTTGACTTTGAATCTGCGCAACGGTTTCGCGTCTATTTCTAATCCCAAGGTCGGATCGTCGCGAGCTCCGATGGGAACTTTCGGTAATGCTCAGCCGAAGATCGTCACCGGCGATGCTGGATACGTGCTCGAGGATGTTCCTCATTTGGCCGATTATATTCCTGATCTTCCGGTATGAATTTGATCCCTttcgcttttttattttttattttttattttttattgagttgTGCCTCTATTTTTGCTGCTGAGAAAGCGGCGGAAAGGAAGaggaaatgagattttgaattgTCTTTGTTTTCCGATTTTCGGAGAAACTAGACTCAAGTAGGCCAAGCGGTAGAATTGTGATCAGCTTACCGGAGGCTCTGATCAGTTTTCAACTTTTGATTCTTTTCCAGTTTTTTCTCTGCAACCAACGGAACATGAAGTTTCTGCTTTAATTAGTTTTTGTTCAGTTTTGATCTTGTCCTAGGATAACCGTAACCATCCAAAGCTGACAACCTTTCttcacttgaaaattttgttttgctcTTTTTAAACTGATTTTAAATTTGTCAGCTTTGATAGAGTTCAAGTGTGTCCTGATGTTGCTTTGCTTGAGATGGCTTTTACGCCTTCTTCGAAGCCCAAAATAGGGgaatatgaattttctttttctttttattttcctctggTTTCTCAGCAACTAAACAGAACGGAATTGTATAGACAAGGTTTGTTTAAGTAGCCCAGTTGCTTTACCCATGTTTCCTATCCAATGCACAGTTGATTTCAatattaattagtttatatGATGTTTGTACATATTTCTGCAAGTACTTATTCAAGTTTCAGAAATGATCAACGTTCCATTTGGGTTTTGGATGTagatctcatattttatttagcTATTAGCTGTTTCTATCAATTGGGAAATGCAGGAGTTCAAAGTTAAGATCTAgaatgtttctattttttttagcagGTTGTCTTCCCAGAAATATTTGCAAGTTTTTGGTAAGTAAAATGCCTAAAAGTAATTGAAGTCCCTTGCTGGCAAAGACATGTGCAGCTGCCATAGGTGTGAGATGCTTGTAGGCCTGACTTCTGCAGGTGGTTGCAATACACACTTTCACGAAGATGGTAGTTAGGGTTGACTCCTTTCTAGATGTTCTGGAATCTGATGGAGTCCTTAAATCTCGTGCAACATCTATTCCTGGTTATTGAAAATACATGGATGTAGGAGTCTCATATGAACCAGTGAATTCAACCAATAACCAAATCTATACTAGAACATccattaaaataatgaattttgattGGGGGCTTAAATACCAACCACAAATCAAAACCCATTTTACAGTATTGAAATTGTTTCTTTGTTTGCTTAATTCACTGTTTGGATGCTAAAACCATAATTTGATGTACTTCTTTGTTAATGCTACCTTATGGGAAATAGGCCGTGTCTGACGTGTCTCTGTTCTTTTTCTATGGCAGACCTATCACAATCCTTTGCAAGATAATCCTGCATACTCAGTTGTTAAGTAAGTTGATTTGGGTTCTCTAACCCTTGTAGCATATTTTTGTTTCAGTGCAGTTAAGTGCTGTAACATATGCTTCTGATTAATATTGAttagaatttattattcatcaaagtAATGTTGGGTTTTTCCAGGCAGTATTTTGTCAATGATGATGACTCTGTTGCCCAAAAGGTTAgcatttttcatgaatttcttctattttatgttcTGTCTTCCCACAATATCTCCTTGTTATCTGAAAAAGAAATCATCAATGGCATATATAAATCTCAATTGAGAAAAAAACTTCCTTAATACTAGAAATGGTTTCAAGTTTGTCTGCTTAGGCATATATGCTGCCATCAACTGCCTTAGAGAGGTGATAGCAAACAAATGGTTTGAATAGCTAACTTCACCCAATTAAGTTGGTTCCCACATCTCAATGGATTGGATATAGCAGGGTATATGGGGACCATTTTATACATGATTGataatgaaaatcatttttacttttatgtTTCCCCCTCTTTTGTCCTCTTTTGTAGATTGTTGTTCACAAGAGTAGTCCAAGAGGGACACATTTTCGACGTGCTGGACCCCGTCAAAAGGTAAGTCTTTGTTTGTTATATTCATGGAATTTGAAATGATAAAAGACAATAGGTTTTCTCTTAACATattcttttgggtttttttcCAGGTGTATTTTGAGTCTGATGAAGTTCATGCATGTATTGTGACATGTGGTGGTTTATGCCCTGGCCTCAACACAGTGATTAGGGAAATAGTATGTGGCTTGAACTACATGTATGGTGTAAACAGAGTCCTGGGGATATCTGTGAGTTGTTACAATTTCCATCTCAGTATCATTATGTAgcatttccatttttctattgCAGTCCATTCAATTCTTCTTTTACATAAGGTGATTTGTTCTGAAATTCAGGTGTCCATGCAATACTGAAACTGCTAATACAAGCAAGAAATAATTATAGATCAACTGATTTTCTAATGCTTAATTTGGTGTATCTACAACCTGATGACACTGATGGATCTGTAGGGAGGATACAGGGGTTTCTATTCTCGAAATACAACTTCTTTAACACCaaaggttgtgaatgatattCATAAACGTGGGGGAACCATACTTGGGACATCACGAGGTGGCCATGATACCTCAAAGATAGTTGACAGTATTCAGGATCGTGGAATCAATCAGGTCTGTAGACAATACTATTTCTTGTCCAAGTTATCTGAGTCACACTTTCAGAGTTTTGTGTATTTGCGACACCTGGGCACACCTCTTCAATGCATGGACGTTAGATTTATAGCTTTGTTGATCTCAGGTTTACATAATTGGAGGTGATGGAACTCAAAAAGGGGCATCTGTGATTTTTGAggtaattttatttgtaaaactGGAATATCGTAAGTCATAGTTTGAGAAATGCTGCATATAAATTTACCAGTTCCTTTTTCTCTGTTCTCAGAAATCCTGCTGTTTATGACATTTCCTAGGCTATTTTTGGGCTAAAATGATATGCTGTAGCTGAACCCTATTGAACTGATTGTTAATTGTGCAGGAAATTCAAAGGCGTGGTCTAAAAGTTGCAGTTGCTGGAATTCCCAAAACAATTGATAATGACATTCCGGTACATCTCTTTGTTTCCTTAATTGCTGATTATAGGACCGGTTGGATATTACACCTGATTTATTGCATAGatataaattcaaaaacaatttttttcctattttttattgacCAATTCtctttttagttgatttttacCTCCGACTATTGCTGGTACAGGTTATTGACAAGTCCTTTGGCTTTGACACTGCTGTTGAGGAGGCCCAACGTGCTATTAATGCAGCACATGTTGAATCTGAAAGTATCGAGAATGGTATCGGTGTTGTCAAGTTAATGGGTCGCTACAGCGGTAAGTTTCATGTCTTTATTGTCCATATGTTCATCTGCCTCACTTCTTTTAAGGCAGTCTTCATGTCAACAGCTCTTCTATTCTGAGAATGCATGGAGGAGCTTGCGTAGGAGTTAGGATCAAGTATTCAGCTAAACTCCCCACTTCTTGGAGTCACTTAGCAAATTCTTTTTCACTACACCAATTAATATTCTCGGAAATGCTAGAAATTGCTTGAACACAATCTAAATAGCTATAGAGTTAAAGCTCTATGGATGGCAAAATAGATTATGCCAGTTGTTCTGTCATGATGTGATTTACTCTTTATATGATTAACAATCAGTGTGacatatatcatttttagtaTAATTAATGTTATCTATTATGAGCACTGTCaagtaatttttcttttagtttttcatttgtGCATAGAAACACTCTCAAGCATCCAAGAGGCTGTATCTAAGAAAATTAGGAGCGACAATTATGTTGTGCTGTGTTAGGAAATTACTCAACCAGGATACAACTCACTTAATGttgtatcaaatttttttgacaTGGATAGGATCCATTTACTATATAATGGCATGATATGACCACCCATGTAACCCTTTCACTAAAAAGTCTCGAGTTGGTTTGAGTCATGTTTAGGTTGACATTACACCCAACATGATAATAATCCATTTAATACAACAATAAATCTTTTAACCTGtttaatgctttaaattttcataaaattgtaatttaacttGTTTTgacaaatgatttattaaaagaatataataaaataaatgtaaattatACTAACAATTGCACAACTATATGAATTAAGCAGTGCTTATGTGATGTGTGCCATAATCTCATCAAAATGATAAGATAACCAAATTTTTGTCATATATAGGTCAAAATATAACCATGCTAACatgatatgataattaaataggTTGAATGGGTGGAACCCCTAACACAAACATATGCTGTTCAATAAATAGGTTTAGTGGCTTGACATGTttgcaataaaaatatgatcaaagcAAAACCTACTTCATGCCATTTTTTGAGTTGTTTTCACAAGTCATGCTAAGAATTCCCACCTCTATAAGAACAAGTAAGAAGTAAATATCTAAAAGTTGATAGCTCTTACCAATTTATATATGGTTAATCCAGTTAATTCCTTACAACCAATCattatggtttttcttttggACTTGATTGTCTTGTCACTGACAGAGCTGTCCATTTTCTTTCTCCTATTTATGTTTCTGTTCTAAGTTTGCATTGCTCTCTCTACAATCTAAATTGGATTTGTGGTGCAGGGTTTATTGCAATGCATGCTACCCTGGCCAGCCGAGATGTGGACTGTTGCTTGATTCCAGAATCACCCTTTTATCTTGAAGGGCCAGGTGGACTTTTTGAATACATAGAAAAGCGACTCAAAGAAAATGGGCACATGGTTATTGTAATGGCTGAAGGTGCTGGTCAGGAACTTCTTTCTGAGAGCATGAGCTATGCAGACAGGCAGGATGCTTCAGGAAACAAGCTTCTCCAAGATGTTGGGCTGTGGATATCGCAGAAAATCAGGGTAGGGATTCTGACCAAAGTTGTaccatatatataaaatcatctACATTTATATGATTGGTTTGTTGGTGCATTACATTTATCTGTCTGCTTTTGTGCACATGCATTTTCAAGCTTACTTATCTTGAGCTTTTGAAAATGTAATTGAACTTAACAATTTTCCacataatttaatatatgtttgTTGTCATTTTGGCTTTTTATTCAATATCTTACTGAAAGCTTCTGACTTGAAAAGAAATTCCTTCCATGGAGCAGTAAGGTAGTCCATGAAAGA
Proteins encoded in this window:
- the LOC117925246 gene encoding ATP-dependent 6-phosphofructokinase 3-like — its product is MDSIHCCSSVSAINSRSFDSSNSKSLTLNLRNGFASISNPKVGSSRAPMGTFGNAQPKIVTGDAGYVLEDVPHLADYIPDLPTYHNPLQDNPAYSVVKQYFVNDDDSVAQKIVVHKSSPRGTHFRRAGPRQKVYFESDEVHACIVTCGGLCPGLNTVIREIVCGLNYMYGVNRVLGISGGYRGFYSRNTTSLTPKVVNDIHKRGGTILGTSRGGHDTSKIVDSIQDRGINQVYIIGGDGTQKGASVIFEEIQRRGLKVAVAGIPKTIDNDIPVIDKSFGFDTAVEEAQRAINAAHVESESIENGIGVVKLMGRYSGFIAMHATLASRDVDCCLIPESPFYLEGPGGLFEYIEKRLKENGHMVIVMAEGAGQELLSESMSYADRQDASGNKLLQDVGLWISQKIRDHFSTSKRMGITLKYIDPTYMIRAVPSNASDNVYCTLLAQSAVHGAMAGYTGFTVGPVNGRHSYIPFYRIIERQNKVVITDRMWARLLSSTNQPSFLSPKDIIEDKKEEAPQSQLLNGESGRDDEAFEKVISNAC
- the LOC117925553 gene encoding nudix hydrolase 8-like, which codes for MDAAVKGWHFSGIYCQSYSEKPRVSWRESCSFQGLSRGLWRKTLPLEVNSSELNSSSIPSLRGGYVLRRKGIQVLSPHISSPSVPVEFLDAWEDEYDGVVINPENLPSSANAFASALRASMSNWELKGKRGIWLKILLEQADLVPIAIQEGFNFHHAEPGYVMLTYWLPNEPCLLPASPSHQIGIGGFVINHKREVLVVKEKCPCSCSGVWKLPTGYINKSEEIFSGAVREVKEETGIDTIFLEMVAFRHAHLVAFEQSDLLFVCMLKPLTFEITIDEKEIQAAKWMPLDEFVSQPFYKEDHMSRKVIDICISKYDNRYNGFIAHQMTSKLDRKLSYLYYNEPEKI